From a region of the Haloferax volcanii DS2 genome:
- a CDS encoding pyridoxal phosphate-dependent aminotransferase, producing the protein MNFDFSDRVGRVEPSATLAISNLASELEAQGEDVVDLSVGAPDFPTPDNITQAAKDALDAGHTSYTSSNGIPELKEAIAAKLRGNGVDAEADEVIVTPGGKQALFETFQTLVDDGDEVVLLDPAWVSYEAMVKLAGGTLSRVDLAQHDFRLEPALDELADTVSDETKLLVVNSPSNPTGGVFSDAALEGVRDLAVEHDIAVISDEIYERIVYDGFEHTSLGSLDGMEDRTITINGFSKAFSMTGWRLGYLHAPSDLIAQAGKLHSHSVSCAVNFVQHAGVEALSERTDDDVEEMRQAFEDRRDMLVDLLAEHDVDVAVPKGAFYMMLPVDDDDQAWCEGAIQDAKVATVPGSAFNAPGYARISYAASEERLREAVERLAEHDYI; encoded by the coding sequence ATGAACTTCGATTTCAGCGACCGAGTCGGCCGCGTCGAACCGAGCGCGACGCTCGCCATCTCGAACCTCGCGAGCGAACTGGAAGCGCAGGGCGAAGACGTCGTCGACCTCTCGGTCGGCGCGCCGGACTTCCCGACCCCGGACAACATCACGCAGGCGGCGAAGGACGCCCTCGACGCGGGACACACGAGCTACACCTCGTCGAACGGGATTCCGGAACTCAAGGAAGCTATCGCGGCGAAGCTCCGCGGGAACGGCGTCGACGCCGAGGCCGACGAGGTCATCGTCACGCCCGGCGGCAAGCAGGCGCTGTTCGAGACGTTCCAGACGCTCGTCGACGACGGCGACGAGGTCGTTCTCCTCGACCCCGCGTGGGTCTCCTACGAGGCGATGGTCAAGCTCGCCGGCGGCACGCTCAGCCGCGTCGACCTCGCGCAGCACGACTTCCGCCTCGAACCCGCGCTCGACGAACTCGCAGACACCGTCTCCGACGAGACGAAACTGCTCGTCGTCAACAGCCCGTCGAACCCGACCGGCGGTGTCTTCTCCGACGCTGCGCTCGAAGGTGTCCGCGACCTCGCGGTCGAACACGACATCGCCGTCATCTCCGACGAGATTTACGAGCGCATCGTCTACGACGGCTTCGAGCACACCTCGCTCGGCTCCCTCGACGGGATGGAAGACCGCACCATCACCATCAACGGCTTCTCGAAGGCGTTCTCGATGACCGGCTGGCGGCTCGGCTACCTCCACGCCCCGTCCGACCTCATCGCGCAGGCCGGCAAGCTCCACTCGCATTCGGTCTCCTGCGCCGTGAACTTCGTCCAGCACGCCGGCGTCGAGGCGCTCTCGGAGCGCACCGACGACGACGTCGAGGAGATGCGTCAGGCGTTCGAGGACCGCCGCGACATGCTCGTGGACCTCCTCGCCGAACACGACGTCGACGTGGCCGTCCCGAAGGGCGCGTTCTACATGATGCTCCCCGTCGACGACGACGACCAGGCGTGGTGCGAGGGCGCGATTCAGGACGCGAAGGTCGCGACCGTCCCCGGAAGCGCCTTCAACGCACCGGGCTACGCCCGTATCTCCTACGCCGCGAGCGAAGAGCGCCTCCGCGAGGCCGTCGAGCGTCTCGCCGAGCACGACTACATCTGA
- the ribH gene encoding 6,7-dimethyl-8-ribityllumazine synthase: MVSLGLVVARFNSSVTEQMEDAARDAAAERDAAVVETIQVPGAYDSPLAADRLARRDDIDAVVVIGAIVTGDTDHDRVIADATAKSLTEVSLDRDKPVSFGVSGPGMSGAEARERVSKGAEAVYAATDMVEALA; encoded by the coding sequence ATGGTCTCTCTCGGACTCGTCGTGGCCCGATTCAACTCGTCGGTCACGGAGCAGATGGAGGACGCGGCCCGCGACGCGGCCGCCGAGCGCGACGCGGCGGTCGTCGAAACGATTCAGGTCCCCGGCGCGTACGACTCGCCGCTCGCGGCCGACCGACTCGCCCGCCGCGACGACATCGACGCCGTCGTCGTCATCGGCGCAATCGTCACCGGCGACACCGACCACGACCGCGTCATCGCCGACGCGACCGCGAAGTCGCTGACGGAGGTCTCGCTGGACCGCGACAAACCCGTCTCGTTCGGCGTCTCCGGTCCCGGCATGAGCGGCGCTGAAGCGCGCGAGCGCGTCAGCAAAGGTGCGGAAGCGGTTTACGCCGCGACCGATATGGTGGAGGCGTTGGCATGA
- a CDS encoding flippase activity-associated protein Agl23 encodes MSTDSGTEAVARSRALLAILGVTALALLARLADLGGRIFHWDEGRVGYWILRYHETGEFSYRPIIHGPFLPVVNDYLFAVLPATDFTARLPVALVGGLLPLSVWLFREHLGRDVLVALAFFLAANPLLVYYSRFMRNDVLVAAFSFAALGFVVRAYDTGRLAYLIPAGASFATGAATKENYVVYLACFLGAAFLVFDHRLLARTSAGESARDILFSELPASIRERLRARGAGSLGYGAVRYAAGVLGGLLAFLAVFVFFYAPRPDLWNALGGSASMLPVLEAGSVGAVSEMVGSWLGGGHQSHEYLPYLKDFLETFVYGAPVLIVFALVGIVVDRYGVVAGRIRWLVAFATYWGVVCIFGYPLATDIQAPWVVVHAVVPLAIPAAVGAAFVFRSGVQALDAKDTVGVGLAALVLVASVGGVAAANVDYWNASTGEDSEVLQWAQPANDLQATLDDVERVSAANSGTDVLLYGTHPPDSDETHFYVENESAPLDGPSWHSRLPLPWYFESAGVERTSSAPDANVSEVTADAPPVVIAYEWDRAELESELDGYVARQHAFKLWSEDVVVFIDEDALDAANETRG; translated from the coding sequence ATGAGTACTGACAGTGGGACCGAGGCGGTCGCTCGGTCCCGTGCCCTCCTGGCGATTCTCGGCGTGACGGCCCTCGCCCTCCTCGCCCGCCTCGCCGACCTCGGCGGCCGCATCTTCCACTGGGACGAAGGCCGTGTCGGCTACTGGATTCTGCGGTATCACGAGACCGGCGAGTTCTCCTACCGGCCCATCATCCACGGTCCGTTCCTCCCCGTGGTCAACGACTACCTCTTTGCGGTCCTCCCGGCGACCGACTTCACGGCGCGGCTCCCCGTGGCGCTCGTCGGCGGCCTGCTCCCGCTTTCGGTCTGGCTGTTCCGCGAGCACCTCGGCCGCGACGTGCTGGTCGCGCTCGCGTTCTTCCTCGCGGCGAACCCGCTTTTGGTCTACTACTCGCGGTTCATGCGCAACGACGTGCTCGTGGCCGCCTTCTCGTTCGCCGCGCTCGGCTTCGTCGTCCGCGCGTACGACACCGGCCGCCTCGCCTACCTCATCCCCGCCGGGGCCTCTTTCGCAACGGGGGCGGCGACGAAAGAGAACTACGTCGTCTACCTCGCTTGTTTCCTCGGGGCGGCGTTCCTGGTCTTCGACCACCGGCTGCTCGCCCGCACGTCGGCCGGCGAGTCCGCCCGCGACATCCTCTTTTCCGAACTGCCCGCGAGTATCCGCGAGCGACTTCGCGCACGCGGGGCGGGAAGTCTCGGTTACGGCGCGGTTCGCTACGCCGCGGGCGTCCTCGGCGGCCTGCTCGCGTTCCTCGCCGTCTTCGTCTTCTTCTACGCGCCGCGGCCCGACCTCTGGAACGCGCTCGGCGGCTCCGCCTCGATGCTCCCGGTTCTCGAAGCCGGAAGCGTCGGCGCGGTCTCCGAGATGGTCGGCAGTTGGCTCGGCGGCGGCCACCAGTCCCACGAGTACCTCCCGTATCTGAAGGACTTCCTCGAAACGTTCGTCTACGGCGCGCCGGTCCTCATCGTCTTCGCGCTCGTCGGCATCGTCGTCGACCGCTACGGCGTCGTCGCGGGCCGAATCCGGTGGCTCGTCGCCTTCGCCACCTACTGGGGCGTCGTGTGTATCTTCGGCTACCCGCTGGCGACCGACATCCAAGCGCCGTGGGTCGTCGTCCACGCGGTCGTCCCGCTGGCGATTCCCGCCGCGGTCGGCGCGGCGTTCGTCTTCCGCTCCGGCGTGCAGGCGCTCGACGCCAAAGACACGGTCGGCGTCGGCCTCGCGGCGCTCGTGCTGGTCGCCTCCGTCGGCGGCGTCGCGGCCGCGAACGTCGACTACTGGAACGCCTCGACCGGCGAGGACAGCGAGGTGCTCCAGTGGGCGCAACCCGCGAACGACTTACAGGCCACCCTCGACGACGTGGAGCGCGTGTCGGCCGCCAACTCCGGGACGGACGTGCTCCTGTACGGCACGCATCCGCCGGACAGCGACGAGACGCACTTCTACGTCGAAAACGAGTCTGCCCCCCTCGACGGGCCGTCGTGGCACAGTCGCCTCCCGCTCCCGTGGTACTTCGAGAGCGCGGGCGTCGAGCGCACCAGTAGCGCGCCCGACGCGAACGTCTCCGAGGTGACCGCCGACGCGCCGCCGGTCGTCATCGCCTACGAGTGGGACCGCGCCGAACTCGAATCCGAACTCGACGGCTACGTCGCGCGCCAACACGCCTTCAAGCTCTGGAGCGAGGACGTGGTCGTGTTCATCGACGAGGACGCCCTCGACGCCGCGAACGAGACGCGGGGCTGA
- a CDS encoding 5-(carboxyamino)imidazole ribonucleotide synthase translates to MTVTVPGPTLGVVGGGQLGRMLGEAAAPLGVDIVVLDPTPDCPASAVADQIVGGFDDPEAMAELAARADALTFEIELADPDLLDELAAEEGIAVHPSPDALRTIEDKLVQKDTFGEAGIPIPPFHRVDDAADLRDALDEFGSVMLKARTGGYDGRGNVPVSGPDEAEAAIEEVGGPAMAEAFVDFERELSVIGVRGDDEIRTFPAGENVHEEEILRETVVPARTTDEVREEADRVAREVLSHLPGRGVFGIELFETAAGDVLVNEVAPRPHNSGHWTIEGALTSQFEQHVRAVLGWPLGATTRRSPTVMANVLGTVDESQPARLGGLDDALAESGVSLHWYGKDEVRPLRKMGHLTAVGGDDADLELLARARELRDGLRFD, encoded by the coding sequence GTGACCGTCACCGTACCCGGACCCACGCTCGGCGTCGTCGGTGGGGGCCAGCTCGGGCGTATGCTCGGGGAGGCCGCCGCACCGCTCGGCGTCGACATCGTCGTGCTCGACCCGACACCCGACTGCCCGGCGTCGGCCGTCGCCGACCAAATCGTCGGCGGCTTCGACGACCCCGAGGCGATGGCGGAACTCGCCGCCCGGGCCGACGCGCTGACGTTCGAAATCGAACTCGCCGACCCCGACCTGCTCGACGAACTGGCCGCCGAGGAGGGCATCGCGGTCCACCCGTCGCCCGACGCGCTCCGGACCATCGAGGACAAACTGGTCCAGAAGGACACCTTCGGCGAGGCGGGCATCCCGATTCCGCCGTTCCACCGCGTCGACGACGCGGCCGACCTCCGCGACGCGCTCGACGAGTTCGGCTCGGTCATGCTGAAAGCCCGAACCGGCGGCTACGACGGCCGCGGGAACGTCCCCGTGTCCGGCCCCGACGAGGCCGAGGCCGCCATCGAGGAGGTCGGCGGCCCGGCGATGGCCGAGGCGTTCGTCGACTTCGAGCGCGAACTCTCGGTCATCGGCGTCCGCGGCGATGACGAGATTCGGACGTTCCCCGCGGGCGAGAACGTCCACGAGGAGGAGATTCTCCGCGAGACGGTCGTCCCGGCGCGGACGACGGACGAGGTGCGCGAGGAGGCCGACCGCGTCGCCCGAGAGGTGCTGTCGCACCTGCCCGGCCGCGGCGTCTTCGGCATCGAACTGTTCGAGACCGCCGCGGGCGACGTGCTCGTCAACGAGGTCGCCCCGCGCCCGCACAACTCCGGCCACTGGACCATCGAGGGCGCGCTCACCTCGCAGTTCGAACAGCACGTCCGCGCGGTCCTCGGGTGGCCCCTCGGCGCGACGACCCGCCGGTCGCCCACCGTGATGGCGAACGTCCTCGGCACGGTCGACGAGAGCCAGCCGGCGCGACTCGGCGGCCTCGACGACGCGCTCGCGGAATCGGGCGTCTCGCTGCACTGGTACGGCAAAGACGAGGTTCGCCCCCTGCGAAAGATGGGCCACCTCACCGCCGTCGGCGGCGACGACGCCGACCTCGAGCTTCTCGCACGCGCACGCGAGCTTCGCGACGGACTGCGCTTCGACTGA
- the purE gene encoding 5-(carboxyamino)imidazole ribonucleotide mutase, giving the protein MTTERDLIDELHAQADADRDPETTPDVGIIMGSDSDLDVMSGAHEALDTLGFGEQTDFDAPPEERFSYETYVVSAHRTPDLMYAYGDTARDRGVEVIIAGAGGKSADLPNMTASIAYPIPVVGVPVQEKSVDSVIGMPTGAPIVAVDAGKSFNAALSAVQALSRGTPELEDRLVDYHEDLVSDVAETSAALHDLGVAGFRESR; this is encoded by the coding sequence ATGACGACAGAACGGGACCTCATCGACGAACTGCACGCACAGGCCGACGCCGACCGCGACCCCGAGACGACGCCCGACGTGGGCATCATCATGGGGTCCGACTCCGACCTCGACGTGATGTCCGGCGCGCACGAGGCGCTGGACACGCTCGGATTCGGCGAGCAAACCGACTTCGACGCGCCGCCCGAAGAGCGCTTTTCCTACGAGACGTACGTCGTCTCCGCACACCGGACGCCGGACCTGATGTACGCCTACGGCGACACCGCGCGCGACCGAGGCGTCGAGGTCATCATCGCCGGCGCGGGCGGCAAGTCCGCGGACCTCCCGAACATGACTGCCTCCATCGCGTACCCGATTCCGGTCGTCGGCGTCCCCGTTCAGGAGAAGTCGGTCGACTCGGTCATCGGGATGCCGACCGGCGCACCCATCGTCGCGGTCGACGCCGGCAAGTCGTTCAACGCGGCGCTGTCGGCCGTACAGGCGCTCTCCCGCGGCACCCCCGAACTCGAAGACAGACTCGTCGACTACCACGAGGACCTCGTGTCCGACGTGGCCGAGACCTCGGCCGCGCTCCACGACCTCGGCGTCGCCGGCTTCCGCGAGTCGCGGTAG
- a CDS encoding NADH-quinone oxidoreductase subunit A has translation MSDWIAIGAMGLVGVGIPLAMMAVSALLRPSVPEQGKSATYESGEVPTGTARVQFNIQYYMVALLFLVFDIETVLIFPWTVIYRSALEQGASLATILTPMLVFIGVLVVGLVWAWRNGAVKWVKSPQANRRKTERQDA, from the coding sequence ATGAGTGATTGGATTGCAATCGGTGCGATGGGGCTGGTCGGTGTCGGCATACCGCTCGCGATGATGGCGGTGTCGGCGCTGCTTCGCCCAAGCGTACCGGAACAAGGAAAGAGTGCCACGTACGAGAGTGGTGAGGTGCCGACAGGTACGGCGCGCGTCCAGTTTAACATTCAGTACTACATGGTCGCGCTGCTGTTCCTCGTATTCGACATCGAGACCGTCCTAATTTTCCCCTGGACGGTCATCTACCGCTCGGCCCTCGAACAGGGCGCGTCGCTAGCGACGATTCTGACGCCGATGCTCGTTTTCATCGGTGTCCTCGTCGTCGGCCTCGTCTGGGCGTGGCGCAACGGCGCAGTCAAGTGGGTCAAAAGCCCGCAGGCAAACCGTCGTAAGACAGAGAGGCAAGATGCATGA
- a CDS encoding NADH-quinone oxidoreductase subunit B yields MSSEQKPFVTDDTQVQTETRDARMAGADDRFNSKLREAFGSSPFILTKFDKFMNWVRGSSMFMLQFGIACCSIEMMHTYSVKHDLDRFAAGVPRASPRQADVIIVPGTIVSKFAPRMKRVYDQMPEPKFVVGMGSCTISGGPFQEGYNVIKGAEEVIPVDIHIPGCPPRPEALIYGIAKLQERIANGESSPVTVKPYELEQFGDLERDEIVDKLAEEIDEEDLVMRYNWADSP; encoded by the coding sequence ATGAGTAGCGAACAGAAGCCATTCGTCACGGACGACACACAGGTACAGACCGAGACTCGCGACGCCCGCATGGCGGGGGCGGACGACCGGTTCAACTCGAAGCTTCGGGAGGCGTTCGGCTCGTCACCGTTCATCCTCACGAAGTTCGACAAGTTCATGAACTGGGTCCGCGGGTCCTCGATGTTCATGCTGCAGTTCGGTATCGCGTGCTGCAGCATCGAGATGATGCACACCTACTCGGTGAAACACGACCTCGACCGCTTTGCGGCCGGGGTCCCGCGTGCGTCGCCGCGGCAGGCCGACGTGATTATCGTGCCGGGGACCATCGTCTCGAAGTTCGCCCCGCGCATGAAGCGCGTCTACGACCAGATGCCCGAACCGAAGTTCGTCGTCGGCATGGGGTCGTGTACGATTTCCGGCGGCCCGTTCCAGGAGGGCTACAACGTCATCAAGGGCGCAGAAGAGGTCATTCCGGTGGACATTCACATCCCCGGCTGTCCGCCGCGCCCGGAGGCGCTCATCTACGGTATCGCGAAGCTGCAAGAGCGCATCGCCAACGGCGAGTCCAGCCCGGTGACGGTCAAGCCGTACGAGCTGGAGCAGTTCGGCGACCTCGAACGCGACGAAATCGTCGACAAGCTCGCCGAGGAGATCGACGAAGAGGACCTCGTCATGCGGTACAACTGGGCTGATTCGCCATGA
- a CDS encoding NADH-quinone oxidoreductase subunit D: MSLEEQQSDDPAELESGVSRGDELAELLGDLVVGREEHLNAPGLVIRPDEVQDALFKLRDEAGFDHLSCVTAQEYEDRYESIYHLTKFDDRTDEVSVVVPTSKDNPVSQSAEPVFRTADWHEREAYDLVGIQYEDHPDLRRILLPETWQGHPLGLDYDQDRPQIATLREHANPLEEDHRAGDSNTMYINIGPHHPATHGVLHVETVVDGEQVVDLESDIGYLHRCEEQMCQQGTYRHQIMPYPDRWDYISSGLLNEWAYARAAEDLADIEVPEYAQIIRTMGAELCRIASHMIALGTFALDVYGDFTAIFMYAMRDREIVQNILEDLTGQRMMFNYFRLGGVVWDLPEPREEFFEKIRDFMDGLPQALEEYHDMITSNEILQARTVGTGVLSPEVAKSYGATGPVARGSGIDYDLRRDDSYGYYDELEWDVVVEDGCDNFSRLLVRMREVEESAKIIQQCVDLLEDWPEDERNIQANVPRTLKPDEDTEIYRAVEGAKGELGIYIRADGTDKPARFKIRSPCFSNLQTLPEMSEGEYIPDMIASLGSLDIVLGEVDR, encoded by the coding sequence ATGAGCCTCGAAGAACAGCAGTCCGACGACCCCGCGGAACTCGAATCGGGCGTCAGCCGCGGCGACGAACTCGCAGAGCTGCTCGGCGACCTCGTCGTCGGCCGCGAAGAGCACCTGAACGCGCCCGGCCTCGTCATCCGTCCCGACGAGGTCCAAGACGCGCTGTTCAAACTCCGCGACGAAGCGGGCTTCGACCACCTCTCGTGTGTGACCGCACAGGAGTACGAGGACCGCTACGAGTCCATCTACCACCTGACGAAGTTCGACGACCGGACCGACGAGGTCTCGGTCGTCGTGCCCACGTCGAAGGACAACCCGGTCAGTCAGTCCGCCGAGCCGGTGTTCCGGACGGCCGACTGGCACGAGCGGGAGGCGTACGACCTCGTCGGTATCCAGTACGAGGACCATCCGGACCTGCGTCGCATCCTCCTGCCGGAGACGTGGCAGGGTCACCCGCTCGGGCTTGACTACGACCAGGACCGCCCGCAGATTGCGACGCTCCGCGAGCACGCGAACCCGCTCGAAGAGGACCACCGCGCCGGGGACAGCAACACGATGTACATCAACATCGGTCCCCACCACCCGGCGACCCACGGCGTGCTGCACGTCGAGACGGTCGTCGACGGCGAACAGGTCGTCGACCTCGAATCCGACATCGGCTACCTCCACCGCTGCGAGGAACAGATGTGTCAACAGGGGACCTACCGGCACCAGATTATGCCGTACCCCGACCGCTGGGACTACATCTCGTCGGGTCTCCTGAACGAGTGGGCGTACGCCCGCGCCGCCGAGGACCTCGCGGACATCGAGGTGCCCGAGTACGCCCAGATTATCCGCACGATGGGTGCGGAACTGTGCCGCATCGCGTCGCACATGATCGCGCTCGGCACGTTCGCGCTGGACGTCTACGGCGACTTCACGGCCATCTTCATGTACGCCATGCGGGACCGCGAGATCGTCCAGAACATTCTGGAGGACCTCACGGGCCAGCGCATGATGTTCAACTACTTCCGGCTCGGCGGGGTCGTCTGGGACCTCCCCGAACCCCGCGAGGAGTTCTTCGAGAAGATTCGCGACTTCATGGACGGGCTCCCGCAGGCGCTCGAGGAGTACCACGACATGATTACCTCGAACGAAATCCTGCAGGCCCGGACGGTCGGCACGGGCGTCCTGTCGCCGGAAGTCGCAAAGAGCTACGGCGCGACCGGGCCGGTCGCCCGCGGCTCCGGTATCGACTACGACCTCCGTCGCGACGACTCCTACGGCTACTACGACGAACTCGAGTGGGACGTCGTCGTCGAGGACGGCTGCGACAACTTCTCGCGCCTGCTCGTGCGCATGCGCGAAGTCGAGGAGTCGGCCAAGATCATCCAGCAGTGTGTCGACCTGCTCGAAGACTGGCCCGAAGACGAGCGGAACATCCAGGCGAACGTTCCGCGCACCCTCAAGCCCGACGAGGACACGGAAATCTACCGCGCCGTCGAGGGCGCGAAGGGCGAACTCGGCATCTACATCCGCGCGGACGGCACGGACAAGCCGGCTCGCTTCAAGATTCGGAGCCCGTGTTTCTCGAACCTCCAGACGCTCCCCGAGATGTCCGAGGGTGAGTACATTCCGGACATGATTGCCTCGCTCGGCAGCCTCGACATCGTGCTCGGAGAGGTGGACAGGTGA
- a CDS encoding complex I subunit 1/NuoH family protein produces MHLQAVLPDTVSGLLGLEGILGDVVGGLVGAFLVANIMLIMTAFAGPWAKRKITAAFADRIAVNRIGPFGLLTIVTDAVRLLSKELVVPEGVDRPAWDLAPMVIPFSALLGFAVIPMGNGIQLADPETGLAFAFAAASIASLGIVMTGYASNNKFSLIGALRAVAANIAYEIPLVVTAASVVIFAGSLRMSEIVAVQAEPLLSVAGVTIPTWFAFVNPFAFALFVIANLAEVGRNPFDIPEAPTEIVAGYQTEYSSVYFVLIYLGEFIHIFLGGAIAATLFLGGPAGPVLPGFVWFTIKIWAFFLFTQWARSAVPRLRVDQFLEIGWKGMLVLSFANLVLTAIIVGVIA; encoded by the coding sequence ATGCATCTGCAAGCGGTCCTTCCGGACACGGTCAGCGGCCTCCTCGGTCTCGAAGGCATCCTCGGGGACGTCGTCGGCGGCCTCGTCGGCGCGTTCCTCGTCGCCAACATCATGCTCATCATGACGGCGTTCGCCGGGCCGTGGGCGAAGCGGAAAATCACGGCCGCCTTCGCCGACCGCATCGCGGTCAACCGAATCGGTCCGTTCGGTCTCCTGACCATCGTCACGGACGCGGTCCGTCTGCTGTCGAAGGAACTCGTCGTCCCCGAGGGCGTCGACCGTCCCGCCTGGGACCTCGCGCCGATGGTCATTCCCTTCTCCGCGCTGCTCGGATTCGCCGTCATCCCGATGGGCAACGGCATCCAGCTCGCGGACCCCGAAACCGGTCTCGCCTTTGCCTTCGCCGCGGCGTCTATCGCCTCGCTCGGCATCGTCATGACCGGCTACGCATCGAACAACAAGTTCTCGCTCATCGGCGCGCTCCGCGCCGTCGCGGCGAACATCGCTTACGAGATTCCGCTGGTCGTCACGGCGGCCTCGGTCGTTATCTTCGCCGGGTCGCTCCGCATGAGCGAAATCGTCGCCGTGCAGGCCGAACCGCTGCTTTCGGTCGCCGGCGTGACGATTCCGACGTGGTTCGCGTTCGTGAACCCCTTCGCGTTCGCGCTGTTCGTCATCGCGAACCTCGCGGAGGTCGGCCGCAACCCGTTCGACATCCCCGAAGCGCCGACCGAGATTGTCGCCGGGTACCAGACCGAGTACTCCTCGGTCTACTTCGTGCTCATCTACCTCGGTGAGTTCATCCACATCTTCCTCGGCGGCGCTATCGCGGCGACCCTGTTCCTCGGCGGTCCGGCGGGCCCGGTTCTCCCCGGATTCGTCTGGTTCACAATCAAAATCTGGGCGTTCTTCCTGTTCACCCAGTGGGCGCGCTCCGCAGTGCCGCGCCTTCGCGTCGATCAGTTCCTCGAAATCGGTTGGAAGGGGATGCTCGTGCTCTCCTTCGCCAACCTGGTTCTCACGGCCATCATCGTGGGGGTGATTGCATGA
- a CDS encoding NuoI/complex I 23 kDa subunit family protein — protein sequence MIGILKGMAVTLKHALDGQTFTVEYPETAPEVSPRFRGVHKFSQERCIWCRQCENVCPNDTIQIVQDDQRNGEQYNLHIGQCIYCRLCEEVCPVDAILLTQNFEFTADTKNDFVYNKEQLKNVPWYKDIDPLNSRNPDRNAWVGEGEGEVDYQ from the coding sequence ATGATCGGAATCCTGAAAGGCATGGCAGTGACGCTGAAGCACGCGCTCGACGGGCAGACGTTCACGGTCGAGTACCCCGAGACCGCGCCCGAAGTGAGCCCGCGTTTCCGCGGCGTCCACAAGTTCAGCCAAGAGCGGTGTATCTGGTGTCGCCAGTGTGAGAACGTCTGTCCGAACGACACGATTCAGATCGTTCAGGACGACCAGCGCAACGGCGAGCAGTACAACCTCCACATCGGCCAGTGTATCTACTGCCGGCTGTGCGAGGAGGTCTGTCCCGTCGACGCCATCCTGCTCACGCAGAACTTCGAGTTCACGGCGGACACGAAAAACGACTTCGTCTACAACAAAGAACAGCTCAAGAACGTCCCGTGGTACAAGGATATCGACCCGCTCAACTCCCGCAACCCCGACCGCAACGCGTGGGTCGGCGAGGGCGAAGGAGAGGTCGACTACCAGTAA
- a CDS encoding NADH-quinone oxidoreductase subunit J — protein sequence MVYETIAFALFALVTVGCSLGVVLVRDIWHSALLLGGALLSVAVHYVMLQAEFLAAMQVLVYVGGVLILITFAVMLTRINPEVSST from the coding sequence ATGGTTTATGAAACCATCGCGTTCGCGCTGTTCGCCCTCGTCACCGTGGGTTGCAGCCTGGGCGTCGTCCTCGTGCGGGACATCTGGCATTCCGCACTCCTGCTCGGGGGCGCGCTCTTGAGCGTCGCGGTGCATTACGTGATGTTGCAGGCGGAGTTCCTCGCCGCCATGCAGGTCCTCGTCTACGTCGGCGGGGTCCTGATTCTCATCACGTTCGCCGTGATGCTGACGCGTATCAATCCGGAGGTGAGTAGTACATGA
- the nuoK gene encoding NADH-quinone oxidoreductase subunit NuoK — protein sequence MVPAQYYLVLSAAVFCIGIFGLLTRRNALLFLMSVELMLNAANINLVAFSYYWGNVTGQTFGLFTMALAAAEVAVGIGIILVLYRNFDGVDVTNATTMRW from the coding sequence ATGGTGCCCGCGCAGTACTACCTCGTTTTGTCGGCCGCCGTGTTCTGCATCGGCATCTTCGGCCTCTTGACCCGTCGGAACGCGCTGTTGTTCCTGATGTCGGTCGAACTGATGCTGAACGCCGCGAACATCAACCTCGTCGCGTTCTCCTACTACTGGGGTAACGTGACGGGCCAGACGTTCGGGCTGTTCACGATGGCGCTCGCCGCCGCCGAGGTGGCGGTCGGTATCGGCATCATCCTCGTACTGTACCGCAACTTCGACGGCGTGGACGTGACCAACGCGACCACGATGAGGTGGTAA